The following proteins come from a genomic window of Novosphingobium sp. P6W:
- a CDS encoding glycerol kinase — protein MKGEHILVLDEGTTSTRAIVYAPDGKILHVAQAELTQYYPEPGHVEHDASEIWDKTLACAREVIGKLGGADRIAALGITNQRETVVAWDRSTGEPITRAIVWQDRRTAAHCAQLREAGHEEMLQTRTGLVIDPYFSGTKMRWILDNVPEARSLGDRLALGTAESWLVWKLTGGLHVSDASNASRTQLLALDGPDWDDDLLALFGVPREALPKVVDTAGTVGTCDAALLGAAIPISGLAGDQQSATIGQHCLAIGETKATFGTGAFILTNMGPVLPRSSHRLLGTVLCQQDGKRTYALEGSIFVAGSLIKWLRDELGVIRTAAESEELARAVPDNGGVLFLPALAGLGAPHWKPDATGVVTGLTQGTSRAHIVRAAMESLAHQCHDLQAAFAADGADWKMLRIDGGMSANNWMAQDLADILALPVERPADTETTALGAAMLAGVGVGLHASLEDAMTMGGVLTRFIPSMGEATRSARIGPWQSGLRRHIDGLA, from the coding sequence GTGAAGGGCGAACATATCCTGGTCCTGGATGAAGGGACCACCTCCACGCGCGCTATCGTCTATGCGCCGGACGGAAAGATCCTGCACGTCGCGCAGGCAGAGCTGACGCAGTATTATCCCGAGCCGGGCCACGTCGAACATGACGCCTCGGAAATCTGGGACAAGACGCTGGCCTGCGCGCGCGAAGTGATCGGCAAGCTGGGCGGCGCGGATCGCATCGCCGCGCTGGGCATCACCAACCAGCGCGAAACCGTGGTCGCCTGGGATCGCAGCACGGGCGAGCCGATCACCCGTGCCATCGTCTGGCAGGACCGGCGCACCGCCGCGCACTGCGCCCAGCTTCGCGAGGCCGGGCACGAGGAAATGCTGCAGACCCGCACCGGGCTGGTCATCGATCCTTATTTTTCCGGCACCAAGATGCGCTGGATTCTGGACAACGTGCCCGAAGCGCGCTCGCTGGGGGACCGGTTGGCGCTGGGCACGGCGGAAAGCTGGCTGGTATGGAAACTGACCGGCGGACTGCATGTCTCCGACGCCAGCAATGCCAGCCGCACACAGCTTCTGGCGCTGGACGGGCCGGACTGGGACGACGATCTGCTCGCCCTATTCGGCGTGCCCCGTGAGGCACTGCCCAAGGTGGTCGACACTGCCGGGACAGTCGGCACATGCGATGCGGCGCTGCTGGGCGCGGCGATCCCGATCAGCGGGCTGGCGGGGGATCAGCAATCGGCGACGATCGGCCAGCACTGCCTTGCCATCGGCGAGACCAAGGCCACCTTCGGCACCGGCGCCTTCATCCTGACCAACATGGGGCCTGTGCTCCCGCGCTCCTCGCACCGCCTGCTCGGCACGGTGCTGTGCCAGCAGGACGGCAAGCGGACTTACGCGCTGGAAGGCTCGATCTTCGTGGCGGGCAGCCTCATCAAGTGGCTGCGCGACGAACTGGGCGTCATCCGCACTGCGGCGGAAAGCGAGGAACTGGCCCGCGCCGTGCCGGACAACGGCGGCGTCCTGTTCTTGCCCGCACTTGCGGGGCTGGGCGCTCCGCACTGGAAGCCCGATGCCACCGGCGTGGTCACCGGGCTGACGCAGGGCACCAGCCGCGCCCATATCGTGCGCGCGGCGATGGAATCGCTGGCTCATCAGTGCCATGACCTGCAGGCCGCTTTCGCTGCGGACGGGGCAGACTGGAAGATGCTGCGCATCGACGGCGGCATGAGCGCCAACAACTGGATGGCGCAGGACCTTGCCGATATTCTGGCCCTGCCGGTGGAACGCCCCGCCGATACCGAGACGACCGCGCTGGGCGCCGCGATGCTGGCAGGGGTCGGCGTAGGTCTCCATGCCTCGCTGGAAGATGCGATGACGATGGGCGGCGTGCTTACCCGCTTCATCCCGTCGATGGGAGAGGCGACCCGCAGCGCCCGCATCGGGCCGTGGCAATCAGGCCTGCGCCGCCATATCGACGGGCTGGCCTGA